The following proteins come from a genomic window of Coregonus clupeaformis isolate EN_2021a chromosome 2, ASM2061545v1, whole genome shotgun sequence:
- the urp1 gene encoding urotensin-related peptide 1, whose protein sequence is MLPLALFYILAVICSARRTHALPLYPDTSLEPQEELIQKLVAEVEDGENSELTDQREVMNLYPLLMQRNGARDTWNKAGAKDSVQQDTFVNMVDDLKAVVLKLAAADKLRSQGFLRSEQNLPKTNKRACFWKYCVTN, encoded by the exons ATGCTGCCCTTAGCACTGTTCTACATTTTAGCTGTTATTTGCTCTGCCAGACGGACGCATGCTCTACCACTGTATCCAGACACAAGCTTGGAACCTCAAGAAG AGCTGATCCAGAAGTTGGTGGCGgaggtggaggatggagagaactCTGAGctgactgaccagagagaggtgATGAATCTCTACCCTCTCCTGATGCAGCGCAATGGCGCCAGGGACACATGGAATAAAGCAG GAGCTAAAGATTCTGTGCAGCAGGATACATTTGTCAACATG GTTGATGATCTGAAGGCGGTGGTTTTGAAGCTCGCTGCAGCCGACAAGCTTCGCTCTCAGGGCTTCCTTCGGTCTGAGCAGAATTTGCCGAAAACCAACAAGAGAG CATGCTTCTGGAAATACTGTGTGACAAACTAG
- the c1galt1c1 gene encoding C1GALT1-specific chaperone 1 — MLSEGSSFMKGMALGGIFCLLLSLLGSFTPGMQSSPEDQHHHHHIKAPTNDELQSLSEPQMVELSQKVRVYCVIMVQPKVLVYWATAKDTWSKHCDQAVFYSSESAKALEAVDLNEQDEWTKLRKALKHAYDNSGDLRWFFVARPTSFAIIENLKYLILAKDANEPFYIGHAMKSGELEYVEYESGIVLSYEALRRLVNVFKDEEKCPERGRALWKLSEEKQLAICLKYTGVFAENGEDTQGKGLFNSKSVSSLIEDGMSKNPLDVVEGCCSDLAITFSGMSPNQMQVMMFGVYRLRPYGHNFHDSLIFFPPEGSDND; from the coding sequence ATGTTGTCGGAAGGCAGCTCCTTCATGAAGGGGATGGCCCTGGGAGGCATATTCTGCCTGTTGTTGTCCCTGTTAGGGAGCTTCACACCAGGCATGCAGTCTAGCCCAGAGGaccagcaccaccaccaccacatcaaGGCTCCCACCAACGACGAGCTACAGAGCCTGTCTGAGCCCCAAATGGTGGAGCTGAGCCAGAAGGTGCGAGTCTATTGTGTCATCATGGTTCAGCCTAAGGTCCTAGTGTATTGGGCCACAGCCAAGGACACCTGGAGTAAACACTGTGACCAGGCCGTATTCTACAGCTCTGAGTCAGCCAAGGCTCTGGAAGCGGTGGACCTTAACGAACAGGACGAGTGGACCAAGCTGCGCAAGGCCCTGAAGCACGCGTACGACAATTCCGGCGACCTGCGCTGGTTCTTCGTGGCACGGCCTACCAGCTTCGCCATCATCGAGAACCTCAAGTACCTCATTCTGGCCAAGGACGCCAACGAGCCCTTCTACATCGGCCACGCCATGAAATCGGGCGAGCTGGAGTACGTGGAGTACGAGAGCGGCATCGTGCTGAGCTACGAGGCCCTCAGGAGGCTGGTGAACGTGTTCAAAGACGAGGAGAAGTGTCCAGAGCGAGGCAGAGCCCTGTGGAAGCTGAGCGAGGAGAAGCAGCTGGCTATATGTCTGAAGTACACCGGGGTCTTTGCAGAGAATGGCGAGGACACACAGGGCAAGGGGCTGTTCAACAGTAAGAGTGTGAGTTCACTCATCGAAGACGGCATGTCCAAAAACCCCTTGGACGTGGTGGAGGGCTGCTGCTCTGACCTAGCCATCACCTTTAGCGGAATGTCACCAAACCAGATGCAGGTCATGATGTTTGGGGTTTACAGACTACGCCCGTATGGGCACAACTTCCATGATTCCTTGATATTTTTCCCCCCTGAGGGCTCTGACAATGACTAA
- the clic2 gene encoding chloride intracellular channel protein 2 has protein sequence MALRQNSDKDPTIELFIKAGHDGENVGNCPFCQRLFMVLWLKGVKFTVTTVDMRKKPAELKDLAPGTNPPFLLYNGTLKTDFIKIEEFLEQTLAPPRYPHLSPLNKESFDVGADIFAKFSTFIKNNPANTTFQEKALLREFKRLDLYLNSPVPEEIDHNSRENITLSKRKFLDGNHLTLADCNLLPKLHVIKIAAKKYCDFDIPVQFTGVWRYLNNAYEREEFSQTCPANIEIEKTYLDVANKRL, from the exons ATGGCACTACGACAGAACTCTGACAAAGACCCAACTATTGAACTCTTCATAAAG GCTGGCCACGATGGAGAGAACGTGGGCAACTGCCCATTCTGCCAGAGGCTCTTCATGGTCCTGTGGCTGAAAGGAGTCAAGTTCACCGTGACCACCGTCGACATGAGGAA GAAGCCAGCAGAGTTGAAGGATTTGGCACCAGGGACCAACCCTCCATTCCTACTGTACAACGGCACCCTCAAGACAGACTTTATCAAGATCGAGGAATTTCTGGAGCAAACATTGGCCCCCCCCAG GTATCCACACCTTAGCCCACTCAACAAAGAGTCCTTTGACGTGGGTGCGGACATTTTCGCCAAGTTCTCCACTTTCATCAAGAACAACCCAGCCAACACTACTT TCCAAGAGAAGGCGCTGCTGCGTGAGTTCAAGCGGCTGGATCTCTACCTGAACTCCCCCGTACCTGAAGAGATTGACCACAACTCCAGAGAAAACATCACCCTCTCCAAGAGAAAGTTCCTGGATGGCAACCATCTCACCCTGGCAGACTGCAACCTGCTGCCCAAGCTGCATGTCATCAAG ATTGCTGCCAAGAAGTACTGTGACTTTGACATCCCGGTCCAGTTCACCGGTGTATGGAGGTACCTGAACAATGCCTACGAGAGGGAGGAGTTCAGTCAGACCTGCCCTGCCAACATCGAGATTGAGAAGACTTACCTGGACGTGGCCAATAAGAGGCTGTAA